Proteins found in one Perca fluviatilis chromosome 9, GENO_Pfluv_1.0, whole genome shotgun sequence genomic segment:
- the cltrn gene encoding collectrin isoform X2 → MLEKIFVLLCLPSALAHQLCTPGASDGYKVRLSIKTALGDQAYVWNENEMFLFRATLAFAMRTHFNGQTYKKSRNRINSAFLLTDKTLEFIGIAPTLAAPVYPDPPPWLIVFGVIMGAVGAGIIILLVTSVLQKKRKKNEKSEDEEDEEDTRVKTVENGTASDGVYNMSFSDERFTKM, encoded by the exons ATGTTGGAAAAGATCTTTGTCCTGCTTTGTTTGCCATCTGCTTTGGCACATCAGCTCTGTACACCAG GTGCTTCCGATGGCTACAAAGTCCGACTCAGCATCAAAACCGCTCTGGGAGATCAAGCT TATGTTTGGAATGAGAACGAAATGTTCCTGTTCCGAGCAACTCTGGCTTTTGCCATGAGGACTCACTTCAACGGCCAGACATATAA AAAGTCCAGGAACCGCATCAACAGTGCCTTTCTGCTAACTGATAAAACTCTGGAGTTCATCGGCATCGCTCCCACCCTGGCAGCACCAGTCTACCCTGACCCCCCTCCATGGCTCATTGTGTTTGGGGTGATCATGGGTGCTGTGGGTGCTGGCATCATCATTCTGCTTGTGACCTCTGTGCTCCAAAAGAAACG caAAAAGAACGAGAAAAGTGAAGAtgaggaagatgaagaagatACACGGGTGAAAACGGTGGAAAATGGCACTGCGAGTGACGGTGTTTACAACATGTCATTCTCAGACGAGCGGTTCACAAAGATGTAA
- the cltrn gene encoding collectrin isoform X1 has product MLEKIFVLLCLPSALAHQLCTPGASDGYKVRLSIKTALGDQAYVWNENEMFLFRATLAFAMRTHFNGQTYNVSNIVVCDETPRVSFWFVVTSPLDTSQLVSREDVEEAVRKSRNRINSAFLLTDKTLEFIGIAPTLAAPVYPDPPPWLIVFGVIMGAVGAGIIILLVTSVLQKKRKKNEKSEDEEDEEDTRVKTVENGTASDGVYNMSFSDERFTKM; this is encoded by the exons ATGTTGGAAAAGATCTTTGTCCTGCTTTGTTTGCCATCTGCTTTGGCACATCAGCTCTGTACACCAG GTGCTTCCGATGGCTACAAAGTCCGACTCAGCATCAAAACCGCTCTGGGAGATCAAGCT TATGTTTGGAATGAGAACGAAATGTTCCTGTTCCGAGCAACTCTGGCTTTTGCCATGAGGACTCACTTCAACGGCCAGACATATAA TGTGTCAAACATCGTTGTGTGTGATGAGACGCCCAGAGTGTCCTTCTGGTTCGTGGTGACGTCACCGCTGGACACTTCACAGCTCGTTAGCAGAGAAGATGTGGAGGAGGCTGTCAG AAAGTCCAGGAACCGCATCAACAGTGCCTTTCTGCTAACTGATAAAACTCTGGAGTTCATCGGCATCGCTCCCACCCTGGCAGCACCAGTCTACCCTGACCCCCCTCCATGGCTCATTGTGTTTGGGGTGATCATGGGTGCTGTGGGTGCTGGCATCATCATTCTGCTTGTGACCTCTGTGCTCCAAAAGAAACG caAAAAGAACGAGAAAAGTGAAGAtgaggaagatgaagaagatACACGGGTGAAAACGGTGGAAAATGGCACTGCGAGTGACGGTGTTTACAACATGTCATTCTCAGACGAGCGGTTCACAAAGATGTAA